The genomic region CGAAGCGCACGACACGTTTATCGGCAAGAGCAAGCAGATGAAAGAGATCCAGAGGCTTATATCTCTTGTCGCATCTTCCGATGCCACCGTTCTTGTCCTTGGAGAAACAGGGACCGGAAAAGAGCTGGTAGCAAGAGCAATACATGCCCTGAGTCCACGGTCGGCAAACCAGTTTGTAGCCGTTAACTCAAGCACCCTCCAGGAGAGCATACTCGAAAGCGAGCTTTTTGGGTACAAGAAAGGGGCCTTTACCGGCGCGCAGAACGATAAGATCGGGCTCCTTGAACTGGCCAACAGGGGGACATTCTTCATCGATGAGGTTGGTGATATGAGTATCAATATCCAGGCAAAATTTTTAAGAACCCTCGAAACAGGGGTTTTCAGGAGACTTGGAGATACCCGTGAATCAAAGGTCGATGTGAGGTTCATATTTGCGACGAACAAACCCCTCGAGGATGAGGTAAAAGAAAAGAAGTTCCGCAAAGACCTTTTCTACAGGCTCAACACTTTCATCATTGCCCTTCCGCCCCTTCGTGAACGGAAAGATGATGTCCTTTTACTGGCGGACTACTTTCTCCGGAAGTTCGCGCGAGGCGGGGATAAAAAGGTCCTGTCAGATGACGCGATGAAACTCCTTTCAGAATACTGGTGGCCGGGAAATGTACGTGAACTTGCGAATGTAATCGAGAGGGCGGTCCTCCTTTCTATGACGCGCAAGACCATCTTATGCGAAGACCTGCCGCAGACCATGATGGAAAATCACCTCGATAATACTCAAAATGAGAAAATTCCATTACAGGGCGAAGCCCTTGATCTCAGGAAGGTTGAAAGAGAACACATCAGGCGGGTACTGAAGT from Syntrophorhabdaceae bacterium harbors:
- a CDS encoding sigma-54 dependent transcriptional regulator, with translation MPDIRVLIVDDEEQLAEAFRKKLSKEGYSVRTASTGAAAISLVKQQPFDVCVLDIRLPDIDGVKLLETLKEIEPTLEIIMLTGHASIDTAIQSMKYGAYDYLSKPCKLSELSTVILKAHEKKSLKERNIVLQEQLQRVEAHDTFIGKSKQMKEIQRLISLVASSDATVLVLGETGTGKELVARAIHALSPRSANQFVAVNSSTLQESILESELFGYKKGAFTGAQNDKIGLLELANRGTFFIDEVGDMSINIQAKFLRTLETGVFRRLGDTRESKVDVRFIFATNKPLEDEVKEKKFRKDLFYRLNTFIIALPPLRERKDDVLLLADYFLRKFARGGDKKVLSDDAMKLLSEYWWPGNVRELANVIERAVLLSMTRKTILCEDLPQTMMENHLDNTQNEKIPLQGEALDLRKVEREHIRRVLK